From Prinia subflava isolate CZ2003 ecotype Zambia chromosome 31, Cam_Psub_1.2, whole genome shotgun sequence, a single genomic window includes:
- the LOC134562834 gene encoding zinc finger protein 436-like, whose product MGVSFNTLLGRLLVAMGNTGEQWRWSPTGHRNQEQETWQGTQQPSSDPIPSLIPWLGPAPRRLQPPPGAVCSQFPPSAPSKSHTGRESAPGSFPLLPRSLPSLPGSLPVPRGAGPLWNRLGAERGCFWVSAPPGPGWERRRSGRKRRDRGRGKRKGRSGRKRRSGDKRERGGGEEAEREEVSRLWTPQDFPSPDLGLMEEEDATRKRKMSREPQADTELSTEPREDKSQQQNLVGEAVWSGSTAQESIGQEKPWRSLMRRGCKRRSRGSEEERPILGQEGGQSSDLGVHEQLHDEEKPYKCSMCEKSFRWRYHLTQHFVIHTGEQPYECGECRKSFRQSSHLTAHQRSHTRDRPYKCEKCGKSFSRKSNLTSHWGSHTGDRPYECGECGKSFSQSSHLTAHQRTHTGERPYECDQCRKRFSTNARLSKHLQTHTDERPFHCPDCGMGFKHNPNLVRHRRIHTGERPYKSGECGKSFRQKSTLVVHQRSHMGERPYECVECGKSFSQSSKLIKHQRSHTGERPYGCDQCRKRFHTSSLLLRHHRIHTDERPFRCPDCGKGFKHNPNLIRDQRIHTGERPYECGECGKSFSWSSGLT is encoded by the exons ATGGGAGTCAGCTTCAATACCCTACTGGGCAGGCTGCTGGTTGCTATGGGAAACACTGGGGAGCAGTGGAGGTGGAGCCCAACAGGGCATAGGAACCAGGAACAGGAAACATGGCAGGGAACACAACAACCAAG ttcggatcccattcccagtctcaTTCCCTggctcggccccgcccctcgccggcTGCAGCCGCCTCCGggcgctgtttgctcccagttccctcccagtgctcccagtaaaAGCCACACTGGGAGGGAAAGCGCTCCCGGTTCCTTCCCGCTGCTCCCACGATCGCTCCCGTCGCTCCCAGGATCGCTCCCGGtgccgcgcggggcggggccgcttTGGAACCGCCTCGGGGCAGAGCGCGGCTGCTTTTGGGTGTCGgccccgcccgggccgggctgggagcggaggaggagtgggaggaagaggagggacagaggacgggggaaaaggaaaggcaggagcggcaggaagaggagaagcGGGGacaagagggaaagaggaggaggagaagaggcgGAGCGCGAGGAAGTTTCCCGTCTCTGGACCCCGCAG GATTTCCCATCCCCAGACCTTGGCctgatggaggaggaggatgccacgaggaagaggaagatgtccCGGGAGccgcaggcag ACACGGAGCTGAGCACggagcccagggaggacaaatcccagcagcagaacctggTGGGAGAGGCCGTTTGGAGCGGCTCCACGGCACAGGAATCCATCGGGCAGGAAAAGCCCTGGAGATCCCtcatgaggaggggctgcaaacgcAGATCTCGGGGATCCGAGGAGGAAAGACCCATCCTGGGCCAGGAAGGTGGACAGAGCTCGGATCTGGGTGTCCATGAGCAGCTTCACGATGAGGAGAAGCCCTACAAGTGCTCAATGTGTGAGAAGAGCTTCAGGTGGAGATACCACCTGACCCAGCACTTTGTCATCCACACGGGAGAAcagccctacgagtgtggggagtgcaggaagagcttcaggCAGAGCTCCCACCTGACTGcccaccagaggagccacacgAGGGATCGGCCCTACAAGTGTGAGAAGTGTGGGAAAAGCTTCAGCAGGAAATCCAACCTCACCTCCCACTGGGGAAGCCACACGGGGGAtcggccctacgagtgtggggagtgcgggaagagcttcagccagagctcccacCTGACTGCCCACCAGAGGACCCACAcaggggagaggccctacgagtgtgaccagtgcaggaagaggttttccACCAACGCCCGTCTCTCCAAGCACCTGCAGActcacacggatgagaggcccttccactgccctgactgcgggatgggcttcaagCACAACCCCAACCTCGTCaggcaccggcgcatccacaccggggagaggccctacaagagtggggagtgtgggaagagcttcaggcagAAATCCACCCTGGTTGTCCATCAGAGGAGCCACATgggggaacggccctacgagtgtgtggagtgtgggaagagcttcagccagagctctAAACTGATCAaacaccagaggagccacacaggggagaggccctacggGTGTGATcaatgcaggaagaggtttcacACCAGCTCCCTTCTCCTCAGGCACCATCggattcacacggatgagaggcccttccgctgccctgactgcgggaagggcttcaagcacaACCCCAACCTCATCAGGGAccagcgcatccacaccggggagaggccctacgagtgtggggagtgtgggaagagcttctcctggagctctggcttGACCTAA